From Scleropages formosus chromosome 25, fSclFor1.1, whole genome shotgun sequence, a single genomic window includes:
- the gps2 gene encoding G protein pathway suppressor 2 isoform X1 produces the protein MMFRLAPPLPTAMPALLERPKLSNAMARALHKHIMRERERKRQEEEEVDKMMEQKMKEEEERKRKKEMEERMSLEETKEQIMKMEEKLQGLQEEKHQLFLQLKKVLHEEEKRRRKEQSDMTTLTSATYQPNMPIHSGQHVLSMQGSPVSHGRPGALLGERSKQLFQSPVIPGRHFQAQPGFSAGSSEHGQYTSSQTAHGPFGVSQPQHASPYAPGQPVPVSYASSSQLRGASAFQAMQYLPHQQQAYTVHSHFTSQPGFISSTGIPLQKQLEHANQQSGFTDSSTLRPMHPQALHPSAAGLMPNASIAVQIPPAKSGLPYAHPPRPASPGGFTHGTPPQQTHSATFQSSPQSAPRHAYLSHSQSGQRFYHHSK, from the exons ATGATGTTTCGG CTGGCTCCCCCACTGCCCACAGCCATGCCTGCCCTCCTTGAGAGACCCAAGCTGTCCAATGCTATGGCCAGAGCCCTGCACAAGCACATCATGAGGGAGCGGGAGCGCAAGAGACAAG aggaagaggaagtggaCAAAATGATGGAACAGAAaatgaaggaggaggaagagaggaagaggaagaaggagatggaggagaggaTGTCCTTGGAGGAGACTAAGGAACAG ATTATGAAGATGGAGGAGAAATTGCAGGGcctgcaggaggagaagcaCCAGCTTTTCCTTCAGCTGAAGAAGGTGCTCCACGAAGAGGAGAAACGCCGGAGGAAGGAGCAGAG TGACATGACAACCTTGACCTCAGCCACCTACCAGCCCAACATGCCCATCCACTCCGGGCAGCACGTGCTGAGCATGCAAG GTAGTCCAGTGAGTCATGGTCGTCCGGGAGCTCTGCTGGGAGAGCGCAGCAAACAGTTGTTCCAGTCCCCTGTTATTCCT GGGCGTCACTTCCAGGCCCAGCCTGGCTTCAGTGCGGGGAGTTCGGAGCACGGCCAGTACACATCAAGCCAGACCGCTCATGGGCCCTTCGGGGTCAGCCAGCCGCAGCACGCTTCCCCCTACGCGCCGGGTCAGCCTGTACCGGTCAGCTATGCCAGCAGCTCCCAGTTGAGAG GTGCATCTGCGTTCCAGGCCATGCAGTACCTGCCTCACCAGCAGCAGGCTTACACAGTTCACAGCCACTTCACCTCACAGCCAG GTTTCATCTCCAGCACTGGGATCCCTCTGCAGAAGCAGCTGGAACATGCCAACCAGCAATCAGGCTTTACTGACTCG AGCACCCTGAGGCCCATGCACCCCCAGGCTCTACACCCCAGTGCTGCTGGTCTGATGCCCAATGCCTCCATTGCTGTGCAGATACCCCCAGCCAAG TCTGGCTTACCATATGCTCACCCACCACGCCCAGCCTCGCCTGGGGGCTTCACTCACGGGACCCCCCCACAGCAGACCCATTCA GCTACCTTTCAGAGTTCCCCACAGTCAGCTCCTCGTCACGCCTACCTCTCACACAGCCAGTCAGGACAGAGGTTCTATCACCACAGCAAGTAA
- the gps2 gene encoding G protein pathway suppressor 2 isoform X3, with amino-acid sequence MPALLERPKLSNAMARALHKHIMRERERKRQEEEEVDKMMEQKMKEEEERKRKKEMEERMSLEETKEQIMKMEEKLQGLQEEKHQLFLQLKKVLHEEEKRRRKEQSDMTTLTSATYQPNMPIHSGQHVLSMQGSPVSHGRPGALLGERSKQLFQSPVIPGRHFQAQPGFSAGSSEHGQYTSSQTAHGPFGVSQPQHASPYAPGQPVPVSYASSSQLRGASAFQAMQYLPHQQQAYTVHSHFTSQPGFISSTGIPLQKQLEHANQQSGFTDSSTLRPMHPQALHPSAAGLMPNASIAVQIPPAKSGLPYAHPPRPASPGGFTHGTPPQQTHSATFQSSPQSAPRHAYLSHSQSGQRFYHHSK; translated from the exons ATGCCTGCCCTCCTTGAGAGACCCAAGCTGTCCAATGCTATGGCCAGAGCCCTGCACAAGCACATCATGAGGGAGCGGGAGCGCAAGAGACAAG aggaagaggaagtggaCAAAATGATGGAACAGAAaatgaaggaggaggaagagaggaagaggaagaaggagatggaggagaggaTGTCCTTGGAGGAGACTAAGGAACAG ATTATGAAGATGGAGGAGAAATTGCAGGGcctgcaggaggagaagcaCCAGCTTTTCCTTCAGCTGAAGAAGGTGCTCCACGAAGAGGAGAAACGCCGGAGGAAGGAGCAGAG TGACATGACAACCTTGACCTCAGCCACCTACCAGCCCAACATGCCCATCCACTCCGGGCAGCACGTGCTGAGCATGCAAG GTAGTCCAGTGAGTCATGGTCGTCCGGGAGCTCTGCTGGGAGAGCGCAGCAAACAGTTGTTCCAGTCCCCTGTTATTCCT GGGCGTCACTTCCAGGCCCAGCCTGGCTTCAGTGCGGGGAGTTCGGAGCACGGCCAGTACACATCAAGCCAGACCGCTCATGGGCCCTTCGGGGTCAGCCAGCCGCAGCACGCTTCCCCCTACGCGCCGGGTCAGCCTGTACCGGTCAGCTATGCCAGCAGCTCCCAGTTGAGAG GTGCATCTGCGTTCCAGGCCATGCAGTACCTGCCTCACCAGCAGCAGGCTTACACAGTTCACAGCCACTTCACCTCACAGCCAG GTTTCATCTCCAGCACTGGGATCCCTCTGCAGAAGCAGCTGGAACATGCCAACCAGCAATCAGGCTTTACTGACTCG AGCACCCTGAGGCCCATGCACCCCCAGGCTCTACACCCCAGTGCTGCTGGTCTGATGCCCAATGCCTCCATTGCTGTGCAGATACCCCCAGCCAAG TCTGGCTTACCATATGCTCACCCACCACGCCCAGCCTCGCCTGGGGGCTTCACTCACGGGACCCCCCCACAGCAGACCCATTCA GCTACCTTTCAGAGTTCCCCACAGTCAGCTCCTCGTCACGCCTACCTCTCACACAGCCAGTCAGGACAGAGGTTCTATCACCACAGCAAGTAA
- the gps2 gene encoding G protein pathway suppressor 2 isoform X2, whose product MMFRLAPPLPTAMPALLERPKLSNAMARALHKHIMRERERKRQEEEEVDKMMEQKMKEEEERKRKKEMEERMSLEETKEQIMKMEEKLQGLQEEKHQLFLQLKKVLHEEEKRRRKEQSDMTTLTSATYQPNMPIHSGQHVLSMQGSPVSHGRPGALLGERSKQLFQSPVIPAQPGFSAGSSEHGQYTSSQTAHGPFGVSQPQHASPYAPGQPVPVSYASSSQLRGASAFQAMQYLPHQQQAYTVHSHFTSQPGFISSTGIPLQKQLEHANQQSGFTDSSTLRPMHPQALHPSAAGLMPNASIAVQIPPAKSGLPYAHPPRPASPGGFTHGTPPQQTHSATFQSSPQSAPRHAYLSHSQSGQRFYHHSK is encoded by the exons ATGATGTTTCGG CTGGCTCCCCCACTGCCCACAGCCATGCCTGCCCTCCTTGAGAGACCCAAGCTGTCCAATGCTATGGCCAGAGCCCTGCACAAGCACATCATGAGGGAGCGGGAGCGCAAGAGACAAG aggaagaggaagtggaCAAAATGATGGAACAGAAaatgaaggaggaggaagagaggaagaggaagaaggagatggaggagaggaTGTCCTTGGAGGAGACTAAGGAACAG ATTATGAAGATGGAGGAGAAATTGCAGGGcctgcaggaggagaagcaCCAGCTTTTCCTTCAGCTGAAGAAGGTGCTCCACGAAGAGGAGAAACGCCGGAGGAAGGAGCAGAG TGACATGACAACCTTGACCTCAGCCACCTACCAGCCCAACATGCCCATCCACTCCGGGCAGCACGTGCTGAGCATGCAAG GTAGTCCAGTGAGTCATGGTCGTCCGGGAGCTCTGCTGGGAGAGCGCAGCAAACAGTTGTTCCAGTCCCCTGTTATTCCT GCCCAGCCTGGCTTCAGTGCGGGGAGTTCGGAGCACGGCCAGTACACATCAAGCCAGACCGCTCATGGGCCCTTCGGGGTCAGCCAGCCGCAGCACGCTTCCCCCTACGCGCCGGGTCAGCCTGTACCGGTCAGCTATGCCAGCAGCTCCCAGTTGAGAG GTGCATCTGCGTTCCAGGCCATGCAGTACCTGCCTCACCAGCAGCAGGCTTACACAGTTCACAGCCACTTCACCTCACAGCCAG GTTTCATCTCCAGCACTGGGATCCCTCTGCAGAAGCAGCTGGAACATGCCAACCAGCAATCAGGCTTTACTGACTCG AGCACCCTGAGGCCCATGCACCCCCAGGCTCTACACCCCAGTGCTGCTGGTCTGATGCCCAATGCCTCCATTGCTGTGCAGATACCCCCAGCCAAG TCTGGCTTACCATATGCTCACCCACCACGCCCAGCCTCGCCTGGGGGCTTCACTCACGGGACCCCCCCACAGCAGACCCATTCA GCTACCTTTCAGAGTTCCCCACAGTCAGCTCCTCGTCACGCCTACCTCTCACACAGCCAGTCAGGACAGAGGTTCTATCACCACAGCAAGTAA